TTCCCGTGGCTGACTGCGACGGCCCTCGGTTGCCGGCCCACCGATATCTGACCGGTCACGTTCCCGGTGCGAAGGTCGATGCGGACCAGCGAGCCGTCCATCTTGGAGACGACCCACAGGGCGCCGGCCCCCACCGCGAGCGCCACCGGCTGGTTCCCGACGTCCGTGCGGGACGCCTCCTCATCGACCTTCAGGCTGAATCGTCGTACGAACCGGTCGGATCCGTTGACGGTCCACAGGTCGCTTCTGGTCGCGACGACGGCGATCGGAGAGTCGGTCGATCTGATCCGACGGACGCGGTCTGAGCCGAGATCCATCCGCGCCAGCGAGCCGCCGTTTGCGTGCGTCACCCAGACGCCACCTGGCACGGCAGCCAGGCTCTCGGGCGAGTCCCCGGCGTCCACCGCCTCGACCACCTTGGCGGAGTCCGGGTCGATGACCGCGACCGCGCCGGGGGGAACCTCGACCGGGTCCTCGTCGAGCTGCAGCTGCACGCCTGCGGCCAGGCCGGCCAGGACGACCGCCAGGACCGACAACCCGACAACCCAGGCCACGGAGGGTCGCCGGCGGCCGCGGCCGGTCACTGCGATCGCGGCTCGGAAGCGGTGGAGCTGGTCGGAGTCGAAGCTCCCGTCCCGGACCAGGACCACCCCCGTCGGTCGGGCCACCCCTTTGAGCCGGTGAGAACCCTTGTCGACGTAGGCCACGCCATCGAGTGGTCCGGCGAGGTGCACCAGCTCAGCGCTGGACAGCACCTCGCCCGCTCCAGCCCGCGCGCAGAGGCGAGCTGCGACGTTCAGAGCCGCCGCCGACCGGTTCGCGCCTTCGTCCGCCGGCTCACCGATGTCGAGCCCGACCCCTACCGGCAGCGGATCTCTGGGATCTCCGAGCGTCCTCGTGATGCAGCTCGCCTGCAGCCCGACCGCCGCGCGGACGGCGTCGCGCGGCGAAGCGAACTCGGCCAGCACCTGGTCACCCCACGTGCCTCGCACCGAGCCGCTGTGGGCGTCCGCGATGCCCGCGGCGATCGACACGAAGGTGTCGGCCAGGTGTGCGGCCGCTTGGGCGCCGTAGCGGTCGGTGTACGCCGTGAACCCGCGGATGTCGGCGAAGAGGAAGGCCACCAGGGGGTGTCGGGCGTGGTCGTTCCCGACAAGAGCAGGACGCTGCGCGGGCACCTGCCGCACACCCTCGTCGGCAGGCTGCTGCGGCCCGTCCACGCCTTCGAGAGTTGCACCTGCAGAGCGCCGTGACCAGCCCCGTTGGACGTGCGCCAGCCGGCGGGTCGAGCGGTCGGAGGTCTCAGCCGTCCGAGTAGAGCCGGTCCGGCCGGATCCCCACGATCCGGTGCCCCATCCGAGCGATGGAGCCGTCTGCCTCGAGGTTCATCAACACCCGGTTCACCTGCTGGCGGGAGCCGCCGATCTGACGGGCCAGGTCGCCCTGGCTCAGATCGACCTCCACCGGCACCAGTCCGTCCGGCGGCACTTCGCCCAGCCGCGGCGGGAGGAAGGTCGACAGGTGCTTCTCGACCCGGTGCGGCAGGTCGAGCAGTGCCGCGTCACAAGCCTGCTCGTCCAGCCGCCGCACCAGCGCGGCCATCGACAGCAGCAACGCCTGGGTGACCGAGGGCTGCCTTCCCATCAGGTCGACCACGGCACGACGGGGGACGACGACCAGAACGGACCTCTT
The genomic region above belongs to Actinomycetes bacterium and contains:
- a CDS encoding Crp/Fnr family transcriptional regulator; this translates as MSRTTSSALSQSAAFRSLDEAELDRLASACGERTYGPGEIVFLRGDAGDCMYVVASGSVAVSLSSADGRDVLLAVLGANHHFGELVLVDDGPRVATVTARKRSVLVVVPRRAVVDLMGRQPSVTQALLLSMAALVRRLDEQACDAALLDLPHRVEKHLSTFLPPRLGEVPPDGLVPVEVDLSQGDLARQIGGSRQQVNRVLMNLEADGSIARMGHRIVGIRPDRLYSDG